The following are encoded in a window of Paenibacillaceae bacterium GAS479 genomic DNA:
- a CDS encoding putative aldouronate transport system substrate-binding protein: protein MRKKWGKLVAIPLVVTSLLAGCSNAGNNEPAANNAPSSTVAPADKPATWIADRKIKGLIFMGTDDQTSDINPEILAEIKKRTGIEYEVEIMKANKAIEGLTAGIASGDLPDFISFYLNNSGRQEMPVVLKAAREGMFTDLTPFLKDTKVYSKYLQEGYLPIDTNYGVMFRPEFNGSTYFVHMNINREGGKAAKMVGGPYIRKDIAEALKIDPSSIKTHEQLYDLAKKIQAGNFKDNNGNPVIPIGPGYWGGKELGQIFSDLQWGDTDQWIYQGKDGKIQHEIQTPVAMKKVEFMQKLLKEKLMHPEFFTVDQSRAEEGALNGSWAIVGDMHSFLPFNQDLHYLPLGPFNDVEGNPYQMQVNFKGAGGAWAIPATTKKPEEIVKFADFMASREGKLLWRYGLEGRDYTLDDKGNPVPKQEVLDLKEQNGAEAKKLGFAGAGNYWGEIFGQTDTDYMADFGEESYGDKLNKSSELGAKAAELWKWEEKRANAIVVDGYTPKSFLGEFQTGTELTEAFTNYKDSLVKAYYSDSKEEAQKILDGALKQMQAANLDGYLKLLEEKNKDPKTKIKFKA from the coding sequence ATGAGGAAGAAGTGGGGAAAGCTAGTTGCAATACCATTAGTGGTGACCTCTCTGTTAGCTGGATGCTCCAATGCCGGCAACAATGAGCCTGCAGCAAACAACGCGCCGTCATCGACGGTGGCTCCGGCAGACAAGCCGGCTACGTGGATCGCAGATCGTAAAATTAAAGGACTTATTTTTATGGGAACCGATGATCAAACCTCTGATATCAATCCTGAAATTTTGGCTGAAATTAAAAAGAGGACTGGTATCGAGTATGAAGTAGAAATTATGAAGGCAAACAAAGCCATCGAGGGATTGACAGCCGGAATTGCATCGGGCGACCTGCCAGACTTCATTTCTTTCTACTTGAACAACAGTGGTCGTCAGGAGATGCCGGTTGTACTCAAGGCGGCTCGTGAAGGTATGTTCACCGACCTGACCCCGTTCCTTAAAGATACTAAAGTTTACAGTAAATACCTTCAGGAAGGCTATCTGCCTATCGATACAAACTACGGCGTTATGTTCCGCCCGGAATTTAACGGTTCTACTTACTTTGTGCATATGAACATCAACCGTGAAGGCGGCAAGGCTGCCAAAATGGTAGGCGGTCCGTACATCCGCAAGGATATCGCGGAGGCTCTCAAAATCGATCCATCCTCAATTAAAACGCATGAGCAATTGTACGATTTGGCGAAAAAAATTCAGGCTGGCAACTTCAAGGATAACAACGGCAACCCGGTTATACCTATTGGGCCTGGTTACTGGGGCGGCAAAGAGCTCGGCCAGATCTTCAGCGATCTGCAATGGGGCGACACGGATCAATGGATCTACCAAGGCAAAGACGGAAAAATCCAGCATGAAATTCAAACTCCTGTAGCGATGAAGAAAGTAGAGTTCATGCAAAAGCTGCTGAAAGAAAAGCTGATGCATCCGGAGTTTTTCACGGTCGACCAAAGCCGTGCGGAAGAAGGCGCCTTGAACGGTTCATGGGCAATCGTCGGGGATATGCACAGCTTCCTGCCGTTTAACCAGGATTTGCACTACCTGCCTCTCGGACCGTTTAACGATGTAGAAGGAAATCCTTATCAAATGCAAGTTAATTTCAAAGGCGCTGGTGGTGCATGGGCTATTCCAGCCACAACGAAAAAACCGGAAGAAATCGTTAAATTTGCCGACTTCATGGCAAGTCGTGAAGGCAAGCTGCTGTGGAGATACGGTCTGGAAGGCCGCGACTATACGCTTGACGACAAAGGCAATCCGGTTCCGAAGCAAGAAGTGCTTGATTTGAAAGAACAAAACGGTGCTGAAGCGAAAAAGCTTGGCTTTGCAGGAGCAGGAAATTACTGGGGCGAAATTTTTGGCCAAACCGATACCGACTATATGGCTGACTTTGGCGAGGAGTCGTACGGTGACAAGTTGAATAAATCATCTGAACTTGGCGCCAAAGCAGCAGAGCTCTGGAAATGGGAAGAAAAGAGAGCGAATGCAATCGTAGTTGATGGTTATACGCCAAAATCGTTCCTGGGCGAATTCCAAACAGGTACGGAGCTAACCGAGGCATTCACCAACTATAAAGACAGCCTCGTTAAAGCATACTACAGCGACAGTAAAGAGGAAGCTCAAAAAATCCTGGACGGCGCACTGAAGCAAATGCAGGCGGCCAACCTGGATGGTTACCTCAAGCTGCTTGAAGAAAAGAACAAAGATCCAAAAACAAAAATTAAGTTTAAGGCATAA
- a CDS encoding carbohydrate ABC transporter membrane protein 2, CUT1 family, whose protein sequence is MGNEFYKLSVGEKALKFINYLLIIALCLSIVLPFLNILALAFNAGKDAESGGIYFWPRVWSLENFEKVFDSTNIVSAFGVSVFRTVVGTFAGVVLTAMAAYALKSKTLPGGKYFMLFIFFTMLFSGGIIPTYMLYKSLHLLDNIWIYVLPGLYSAWNLIIFRTFFQQIHVSLEESARIDGYNDISIFWKIILPLSRPVIAVIALFTAVGHWNDWFTGAFYIRTEELRPLSTLLQEMLLSAEALRDTLTEAAGVANYERLAKIQVTANSLKMATIVVVVTPIILVYPFVQRHFAKGAMIGSIKE, encoded by the coding sequence ATGGGGAATGAATTTTATAAGCTAAGCGTCGGGGAAAAGGCACTAAAATTCATCAATTATTTGCTCATCATTGCGCTGTGTTTATCGATTGTTCTACCTTTCTTGAACATCCTGGCACTGGCGTTTAACGCAGGTAAAGATGCGGAGAGCGGCGGCATTTATTTCTGGCCGAGGGTTTGGTCCCTCGAGAATTTTGAAAAGGTATTTGACTCGACTAATATCGTTTCCGCATTCGGAGTATCGGTTTTCCGCACGGTGGTAGGCACGTTTGCAGGGGTAGTTTTGACGGCAATGGCTGCCTATGCCTTGAAAAGCAAAACGCTTCCTGGCGGCAAGTATTTTATGCTGTTTATCTTTTTTACGATGCTGTTTAGCGGCGGAATTATTCCGACCTACATGTTGTATAAATCGCTTCATCTACTGGACAATATCTGGATCTACGTCCTGCCCGGGTTGTACAGCGCCTGGAACCTGATTATATTCCGGACCTTTTTCCAGCAAATTCATGTGAGTCTGGAGGAATCGGCTCGCATTGACGGATACAATGATATTTCTATATTTTGGAAAATAATTCTGCCTTTGAGTCGTCCCGTAATTGCTGTTATCGCTTTGTTTACCGCTGTTGGACATTGGAACGATTGGTTCACGGGAGCTTTTTACATCCGTACGGAGGAGCTTCGTCCGTTGTCAACGCTTCTGCAGGAAATGCTGCTGAGCGCTGAAGCCTTGCGGGATACACTGACAGAAGCAGCAGGCGTTGCCAACTACGAAAGGCTGGCAAAAATCCAGGTTACAGCCAACTCCTTGAAAATGGCGACGATCGTCGTCGTTGTAACGCCAATTATTTTGGTTTATCCGTTTGTTCAGCGTCATTTTGCCAAAGGTGCAATGATCGGATCTATTAAGGAGTAG
- a CDS encoding Beta/Gamma crystallin has product MRKKQGWILGLTMVMMVSSLAIFPPSPASADFIASTNRNWMEQVNAVNPNFANTPLRNVILPGTHDSGTGVFDDAGFDESLAPDLINTSQIYQYVIPTGPVKSQSRTQDYNVGEQLNAGIRYLDLRVGPNQYFSGTSFQNQETTLRTMHGLYGEYMESILQSTKNFLDANPKEIVVLDFQHFYSMTNTSYTHLKDRIQYYLGDKLVPKSYGINTKLSTLWNENKRVIVYYGTHNYWSGATTKASGAVPSQFTNEPWVWDRNAAMRSAWMNESSAGNLKPKLETEVNAAASYPNQLHVVQNVVTPSVGTSVASIAASANALAMNGLQSDWPSKGVNVIMLDFFNYNDIVNVIKRLNMKEKDSSNTEYGVYVYEHPNYQGKMNRFLGDTDDITGFVLGNDTASSVKIVGPYKVELFADPNYSGTKTVLTSSIADLSTLGQDNVLTSLRVDKAGSNDGVYVYENINYTGKRTRLIADEPNMALTYVGDDKASSIEIVGNYTVQVFEHPNFQGNSYQYNVNGSASLGGWGDTISSIKVTSTTNANGVFLYQHSNYEGSFVQLTSDVPDMGTTILGHDQVSSIRIAGPYKAVVYENGNYQGNSITYTSSNSSLGGWNDKASSIKVLPA; this is encoded by the coding sequence ATGCGTAAGAAGCAAGGGTGGATATTAGGATTAACGATGGTTATGATGGTTTCGAGCCTAGCGATTTTCCCTCCTTCCCCGGCAAGCGCAGATTTTATCGCCTCCACCAACAGAAACTGGATGGAGCAAGTGAATGCTGTTAATCCCAATTTCGCCAATACACCGCTCCGTAACGTTATTCTTCCAGGAACCCATGACTCCGGAACCGGTGTCTTTGACGACGCCGGTTTCGATGAATCGCTGGCGCCCGATCTAATCAATACTTCACAAATTTACCAGTACGTTATTCCTACAGGACCGGTTAAAAGCCAATCCAGAACCCAGGATTACAATGTAGGCGAGCAGCTCAACGCAGGCATCCGGTATCTGGACTTGCGTGTTGGCCCCAACCAGTATTTCTCCGGCACATCCTTCCAAAATCAGGAGACGACGTTGAGGACGATGCATGGCCTCTATGGCGAGTACATGGAAAGCATTCTGCAGTCCACTAAAAATTTCCTGGATGCCAATCCGAAAGAAATCGTCGTGCTTGATTTCCAACATTTCTATTCTATGACCAATACGAGCTACACTCATTTGAAGGACCGTATCCAGTATTATCTCGGCGATAAGCTCGTTCCTAAATCTTACGGCATCAACACGAAGCTCAGCACGCTTTGGAATGAGAACAAACGAGTCATCGTGTATTACGGCACCCATAACTATTGGTCCGGCGCGACAACTAAAGCTTCAGGTGCTGTTCCGAGCCAATTCACGAACGAGCCTTGGGTGTGGGATCGCAACGCAGCGATGCGGTCGGCTTGGATGAACGAGAGCAGTGCCGGAAACTTAAAACCGAAGCTTGAAACAGAAGTGAATGCGGCTGCTTCTTATCCGAACCAACTGCATGTGGTACAAAATGTCGTCACCCCATCTGTCGGAACCTCCGTTGCAAGCATCGCCGCTTCCGCCAACGCGCTAGCGATGAATGGCCTGCAAAGCGACTGGCCGAGCAAAGGTGTCAATGTCATCATGCTCGACTTCTTCAATTATAATGATATTGTAAACGTTATCAAAAGGCTTAATATGAAAGAAAAAGATTCCAGCAATACGGAATACGGCGTGTATGTGTATGAACATCCCAATTATCAGGGCAAGATGAACCGTTTCCTCGGCGATACCGATGATATTACCGGATTTGTCTTAGGAAACGACACGGCCAGCTCGGTTAAAATCGTCGGTCCTTACAAAGTAGAGCTGTTCGCCGATCCGAATTATTCGGGAACAAAAACGGTGCTGACTTCCAGTATTGCAGACCTCAGCACGCTTGGGCAAGACAATGTTTTGACCTCGCTCCGCGTCGATAAAGCAGGCTCGAATGATGGAGTGTATGTGTACGAAAATATTAATTACACCGGCAAAAGGACACGCTTGATTGCGGATGAGCCTAATATGGCTCTGACCTATGTCGGCGACGACAAAGCTTCATCAATTGAGATCGTAGGCAATTACACGGTTCAAGTATTTGAGCATCCGAACTTCCAAGGCAATTCCTATCAATATAACGTGAATGGATCTGCGAGCCTTGGAGGATGGGGAGATACAATCAGCTCCATTAAAGTCACCTCTACAACAAACGCTAACGGAGTGTTTCTCTATCAACATTCCAATTATGAAGGATCATTTGTCCAGCTGACATCCGATGTGCCCGATATGGGAACTACGATTCTCGGCCATGATCAAGTCTCTTCTATCAGAATTGCCGGTCCTTACAAGGCTGTCGTTTATGAAAACGGCAACTATCAAGGAAATTCTATTACTTATACTTCCAGTAATTCAAGCTTAGGGGGGTGGAACGACAAGGCCAGCTCAATCAAGGTTTTGCCGGCTTAA
- a CDS encoding glycerophosphoryl diester phosphodiesterase produces the protein MKRPRIAAHTGCGKAPDNTMESFMEGIHSGADIVEVDVRATKDGVAVLLHDDSPLLHTHTYSQLIQPEIMTQLNPEQSEHSIVRLDEVLRVAKSYEIKLNLDIKSLDSIEATMRTVQEMESQNQIYITGSSKGIPQQYPGTEVLMNTPYTLPSQYEEHYTEFTEEICQRALQAGYLGLNMNFRTCRKEAIDAAHAKGLIVWVYTVNEPEDLNTYIELGVDAITTRRPEALIQLLRVC, from the coding sequence ATGAAAAGACCAAGGATTGCAGCCCATACGGGCTGCGGTAAAGCACCGGACAACACGATGGAATCATTTATGGAGGGTATTCATTCTGGTGCGGACATCGTGGAAGTGGATGTTCGGGCGACTAAGGATGGCGTAGCGGTTCTACTGCATGATGACTCACCGCTTCTTCATACACATACGTACTCGCAGCTCATTCAGCCCGAGATCATGACGCAATTGAATCCTGAGCAAAGCGAACATTCTATCGTCAGACTGGATGAGGTGCTTCGCGTCGCAAAATCGTATGAGATCAAGCTCAATCTGGATATTAAAAGTCTCGATAGTATTGAGGCCACGATGCGTACTGTTCAGGAGATGGAATCTCAGAACCAGATTTATATAACAGGCAGCTCCAAAGGGATTCCGCAGCAGTACCCGGGCACCGAAGTGCTCATGAACACGCCTTATACATTGCCGTCCCAGTATGAGGAACATTATACCGAGTTTACCGAGGAGATCTGCCAAAGAGCTCTGCAAGCTGGTTATTTAGGATTAAACATGAATTTCAGGACATGCCGTAAGGAAGCAATTGATGCTGCCCATGCCAAAGGATTGATCGTCTGGGTTTATACGGTCAATGAGCCTGAGGACTTGAATACGTATATCGAATTAGGCGTGGATGCTATTACAACACGAAGGCCGGAGGCGTTAATACAATTATTAAGAGTGTGTTAA
- a CDS encoding carbohydrate ABC transporter membrane protein 1, CUT1 family, with protein MQPVTQSVSSSVKPKSKLWKSISTHRYLYMMLLPCLIFFVIFSYIPLGGLLMAFKDYKFNAGILGSPWVGLKYFEAFFNSYEAKQLIRNTLIISSIKLFLYLPFPIILALMFNEIRSKWFKNLSQSILYLPHFLSWVVVMGLTQRILAPDTGLLNEMIAKLGGDGSTFYMMEANYFYQVMFSSFVWKSIGWDSIIYMAAIAGVSPDLYEAAKIDGATKLREIWHITLPSIAPTVVILFILSLGSVLSAGFDQIYMLRTPGNMHLADILDTYIIKVGLQQGQYGYATAVGMMQGIIGFILVILANRISRKVSDTSLW; from the coding sequence ATGCAGCCAGTTACGCAGTCTGTATCCTCATCGGTTAAACCAAAAAGCAAGCTGTGGAAAAGCATTTCGACTCATCGATATTTGTACATGATGTTGTTGCCTTGTCTCATTTTCTTCGTTATCTTTTCCTACATTCCCCTAGGCGGATTGTTGATGGCGTTCAAGGATTACAAATTCAATGCGGGCATTCTGGGAAGTCCCTGGGTCGGCTTGAAGTATTTCGAAGCGTTTTTCAACTCGTACGAAGCCAAACAGCTCATTCGCAACACGCTCATCATTAGCAGCATCAAGCTCTTCCTTTACCTGCCATTCCCGATCATATTAGCGCTTATGTTCAATGAAATCCGTAGCAAATGGTTCAAAAATCTCTCTCAAAGCATTTTGTATTTGCCGCATTTCCTATCTTGGGTTGTTGTCATGGGCCTCACACAGCGTATTCTTGCTCCGGATACGGGATTGCTGAACGAGATGATCGCTAAGCTGGGCGGTGACGGCAGTACATTCTATATGATGGAAGCGAACTATTTTTATCAAGTTATGTTCAGTAGCTTTGTGTGGAAGTCAATCGGATGGGACTCCATCATATACATGGCGGCTATCGCCGGAGTAAGTCCCGATCTATATGAGGCGGCCAAAATCGACGGAGCTACCAAGCTTCGTGAAATATGGCATATTACGCTCCCGTCCATCGCCCCAACCGTAGTTATTCTGTTCATTTTATCGCTTGGCAGCGTCCTGTCCGCCGGTTTTGACCAGATTTACATGCTTCGGACGCCAGGAAATATGCATCTAGCCGATATTTTGGATACTTATATTATTAAAGTCGGTTTACAGCAAGGTCAATACGGCTACGCAACAGCTGTTGGCATGATGCAAGGCATTATCGGATTCATTCTCGTTATACTCGCTAACCGGATTTCACGTAAAGTATCTGACACTTCCTTGTGGTAA
- a CDS encoding beta-galactosidase, whose amino-acid sequence MLALKGDIKMKVNKYWEDTQTLHVNRETPRAYYIPYNSTEAAQSGKRSRSEAYQTLNGSWKFRYHTSVEEVNYNFYENDADTSGWDDLIVPSCWQTNGYDQMQYTNLNYPIPCNPPFVPDDNPAGLYTREFQVSGQWESKRKYIVFEGVNACFYVWINGQFVGYSQGSRVPAEFEISPYIENGTNRIAVMVLKWCDGTYLEDQDVWRYSGIFRDVYLLAREQSHIRDVFNKQFFTEDFGQATLRVELETSAYLDVTVELLDGDGRGVSSGVAAVDHKGEIELKVEKPELWNAERPYLYRLIVKAGEETLLFPVGFRKIEIIDGVFKVNGKAIKLKGVNRHDSHPTLGQTVPIRHMIKDLNLMKRHNINTIRSSHYPNDSRFLELCNEYGFYVIDEADLESHGMGVAGKKWEDEYVHRLSNLPEWRNAFLDRAIRMVERDKNHPCIVMWSMGNESGYGENHILMAEWTKRRDSSIPVHYEGAAPINLGNPNTEFIDVESRMYTSSEEIEAYAKDENSTKPLFLCEYSHAMGTGPGDLKDYWDVIYSNPKLMGGCVWEWCDHGILTKTADGTPYYAYGGDFGDTPNDGIFCLDGLVSPDRVPHTGLLELKQVIAPILLEPGDLASGEIRVTNRYDFISLSHVGLHWTIQQDGVSVAQGQAEFGTVSPHETATIQLPYELPETSIGTYVLTLSCWQKEKTVWAEPGYEIAVAQMELPVQRIEESVPALRRINPITAVEQGDLLQVDGHDFSYTFSLRRGMPTRISKNGVEMLQGSPTISIWRAPTDNDTKIMEAWRKIGYDRAVMKTYECEWQQQDDSSISIKSRFSLGAVSKFNILRGEAIWSVDKFGAIDVVMDVQVESDYPFLPRFGLCLTMPEGMEEVEYLGYGPHESYIDMRLNAKWGHYLQTVDEMYVPYIHPQEHGSRFGTEWAIVSNELGMGIKFSGKEPISLSASHFTPKDLVEADHDYKLKKRKETIVHLDYKMSGVGSNSCGPDLLEPYRMDDKQFRFELRLQPMFKEDE is encoded by the coding sequence ATGCTCGCATTAAAAGGGGACATCAAAATGAAGGTGAATAAGTATTGGGAAGACACCCAAACGCTGCACGTGAATCGAGAGACGCCAAGAGCTTACTATATTCCTTACAATAGTACCGAAGCCGCCCAATCGGGCAAGCGCAGCAGATCGGAAGCGTACCAGACGCTGAACGGAAGCTGGAAATTCCGCTATCACACCTCAGTTGAAGAAGTGAACTACAACTTCTATGAAAATGATGCCGACACGAGCGGCTGGGATGATCTAATCGTTCCTTCCTGTTGGCAAACAAACGGTTACGACCAAATGCAGTATACAAATCTCAACTATCCCATTCCTTGTAATCCACCATTTGTTCCCGACGATAATCCAGCAGGGCTTTATACAAGAGAGTTCCAAGTGTCGGGGCAATGGGAATCCAAACGCAAATATATCGTCTTCGAAGGTGTCAACGCATGTTTTTATGTATGGATTAATGGTCAATTTGTAGGATACAGCCAAGGCAGCCGCGTCCCAGCTGAATTCGAAATATCTCCGTATATTGAGAACGGTACCAATCGTATCGCAGTCATGGTATTGAAGTGGTGTGATGGAACTTACCTTGAGGACCAAGATGTATGGCGGTATTCGGGGATCTTCCGTGACGTGTACTTGTTGGCGAGAGAGCAGTCTCATATCCGTGATGTGTTCAACAAGCAGTTTTTTACAGAGGATTTTGGGCAAGCAACGCTGCGTGTTGAGCTGGAAACGAGCGCGTATCTTGATGTCACAGTAGAGCTGCTTGATGGGGACGGCAGGGGGGTCAGCAGCGGCGTAGCGGCGGTTGACCACAAAGGGGAAATCGAGCTTAAGGTGGAAAAACCTGAGCTGTGGAATGCCGAGCGACCTTATTTATACCGTCTTATTGTCAAAGCCGGCGAAGAGACACTCCTGTTCCCGGTCGGATTCCGCAAAATCGAGATCATAGACGGCGTTTTTAAAGTGAACGGTAAGGCGATCAAGCTGAAAGGTGTCAATCGTCATGATTCTCATCCGACGCTTGGGCAAACCGTTCCGATCCGACATATGATCAAAGATTTGAATCTGATGAAGCGGCACAATATCAACACGATCCGAAGCTCCCATTACCCGAACGACTCGCGTTTTCTTGAGTTATGCAATGAATACGGCTTTTATGTAATAGACGAAGCTGACTTGGAATCGCACGGTATGGGTGTAGCCGGCAAGAAGTGGGAGGATGAATACGTTCATCGTCTGTCCAACCTGCCCGAGTGGCGGAACGCATTCCTGGATCGGGCTATCCGCATGGTCGAAAGGGATAAAAACCATCCATGTATCGTAATGTGGTCCATGGGGAACGAGTCTGGCTACGGTGAAAATCATATTTTGATGGCCGAGTGGACAAAACGACGTGACAGTTCGATACCGGTTCATTATGAAGGAGCCGCGCCGATCAATCTCGGAAATCCAAACACTGAATTCATAGACGTCGAAAGCAGGATGTACACTTCGTCAGAGGAAATCGAAGCTTATGCTAAAGACGAGAATTCAACGAAACCATTGTTCCTATGTGAGTACAGCCATGCGATGGGAACCGGCCCAGGGGATTTAAAAGACTACTGGGACGTCATTTACAGCAATCCGAAGCTCATGGGCGGTTGCGTGTGGGAATGGTGCGATCACGGCATTTTGACAAAAACGGCAGATGGTACGCCTTATTATGCTTACGGCGGAGACTTCGGTGACACCCCGAATGACGGGATTTTCTGCCTGGACGGTTTAGTATCGCCTGACCGGGTTCCGCATACAGGCTTGCTGGAGCTTAAACAAGTTATAGCACCGATCCTGCTAGAACCGGGCGACTTGGCTAGCGGCGAAATTCGAGTGACCAATCGATATGACTTTATCTCACTCTCCCATGTGGGACTGCATTGGACGATCCAGCAGGACGGAGTGTCAGTAGCCCAAGGCCAAGCAGAATTTGGCACTGTCTCACCTCATGAAACAGCAACGATTCAACTGCCTTATGAGCTGCCGGAAACATCAATCGGAACTTATGTCCTTACCTTATCTTGCTGGCAAAAAGAGAAAACGGTATGGGCCGAGCCCGGATATGAAATTGCTGTTGCACAAATGGAATTGCCTGTACAGCGGATCGAAGAGTCGGTTCCGGCGCTGCGCCGAATCAATCCGATTACGGCTGTCGAGCAGGGGGACCTGCTGCAGGTAGACGGACATGATTTCAGCTACACATTCAGCTTACGGCGCGGTATGCCAACGAGAATTTCCAAAAACGGGGTAGAGATGCTTCAAGGCTCTCCGACAATCTCGATTTGGCGAGCACCTACGGATAATGATACGAAGATCATGGAAGCTTGGAGAAAAATCGGATACGACCGAGCCGTCATGAAAACATACGAATGTGAATGGCAGCAGCAGGATGATTCGTCAATTTCCATCAAGTCGCGCTTCTCACTTGGTGCAGTGAGCAAATTTAACATTCTTCGCGGAGAGGCAATCTGGTCGGTGGACAAATTCGGAGCAATTGATGTTGTGATGGATGTCCAGGTTGAGTCCGACTATCCGTTTTTGCCAAGATTCGGCTTATGCCTGACGATGCCGGAGGGTATGGAAGAAGTCGAGTACTTGGGATACGGACCGCATGAAAGCTACATCGATATGCGCCTGAACGCAAAATGGGGCCATTATTTGCAAACGGTGGACGAAATGTATGTGCCATACATTCATCCGCAGGAGCATGGCTCACGTTTTGGTACGGAGTGGGCCATCGTGTCCAACGAGTTAGGGATGGGAATCAAGTTTTCCGGTAAGGAGCCGATTTCCTTAAGTGCTTCGCATTTTACGCCAAAGGATCTGGTAGAGGCCGATCACGATTATAAGCTCAAAAAGAGAAAAGAAACGATTGTGCATCTCGATTACAAGATGAGCGGAGTCGGTTCCAACTCCTGCGGCCCGGATCTTCTTGAGCCGTATCGAATGGATGACAAGCAATTCCGCTTTGAGCTTCGGCTACAACCCATGTTCAAAGAGGATGAATAG
- a CDS encoding Sugar phosphate isomerase/epimerase, translated as MIREKLAAQLYTLRNEAKKDFPAVLREVKKMGWAAVQIDGLHGYSAQEIAAEVKANGLKTAGMHVGLQRLTEDLDAVLEEARLFETKDLICHSLPDELMHTQGYIDVRASLLAAAEKVRGSGCRIGYHNHDFEFHTVIDGKFALQYMLENPDIYAEIDTYWVKKADQDPLAFIKNYAGRMPILHLKDMTADERRTFAEIGTGVIDFVPILKWGLENGVEWFAVEQDYCPGNPLDSLAISYENLVKLEQMLQVS; from the coding sequence ATGATTCGTGAGAAGCTGGCAGCACAACTGTACACCTTAAGAAATGAAGCCAAAAAGGACTTCCCCGCCGTTTTGAGAGAAGTGAAAAAAATGGGCTGGGCCGCCGTTCAGATTGATGGGCTGCATGGATACTCTGCCCAGGAAATTGCCGCGGAAGTCAAAGCGAACGGATTGAAAACGGCAGGTATGCATGTAGGCTTGCAGCGGCTTACCGAGGATCTGGACGCAGTGCTTGAAGAGGCCCGGTTATTTGAAACGAAAGATCTCATTTGCCATTCGCTCCCCGATGAGCTGATGCATACACAAGGTTATATCGACGTACGTGCTAGCTTGCTGGCTGCCGCGGAAAAAGTACGCGGTAGCGGCTGCAGAATCGGGTACCACAATCACGATTTTGAATTCCATACAGTTATTGATGGGAAGTTTGCGCTCCAATATATGCTGGAGAATCCAGATATTTATGCGGAAATCGATACGTACTGGGTGAAAAAGGCGGACCAGGACCCCCTAGCATTCATTAAGAATTACGCAGGCAGGATGCCGATCCTGCACTTGAAAGACATGACGGCAGACGAAAGGCGGACGTTTGCCGAGATCGGTACGGGCGTCATCGATTTTGTCCCGATTCTTAAGTGGGGGCTGGAAAACGGCGTTGAATGGTTCGCGGTGGAGCAGGATTACTGCCCGGGCAATCCGCTGGATAGTCTAGCCATCAGTTATGAAAATCTGGTAAAGCTGGAGCAGATGTTACAGGTATCTTGA